AATGGCACGCCACTGCGCAGCAGGAACCCTGATCTTACTGTTTCTGTGCGAATCAACATAACTATGCCATAGGTTTTGGCTCCAGATTCTGAACCAGGGAAGACAAAAGTTGATGGATTTCGTAGAGTTAAAGAGTAGAAACTCTGACTCACCACATTCAATTACCTGCCGGTAGTCGAGCTTGACCTCACTGAGAATTCGATGCGCACCACCCTTTTCGCACAAGCGCAATCTAAGCTTGGATCTTAGACTCGCCGTAGGCACACTACCGCGCGTGAATTCTATACAAATCGTGAACGGCAGACCGGATGCCTGACAATGGCGCTTTGTCACGTCAATGGACTTGTTGCCTACGAGAAGCCAGACAACAACTTCCTGCTGCGGTTCTACTTGAGAAAGAAAGAAGCGGGCGGGCAGGCGCTCGCCGCCGAAGATAGCCCTCTTTGCCAGTTGTCGCAGAATCTTCCTATATGCCATGATCTTTCCGATGATTGGGCAGCCTTCTATCTGCTAAAGCTTGTCAACCTCACATGCTTCTGAGATTGTTGATTCATTAGATGAGTCCACTCTCAGCGATCAGGCCGCGCTTAATGCGAGCGTCTTCCGCAATCGAAAACTCGATCTCGACGGGTCGGCTTCTAAGTCGCCAAGTCTGATAGTGCCCGTGAATGACACACCATTCTGCCCATTGTGAAAATCTTTCCTCCTCCACGATCCTGCCTACGAAAAAGATGTGCGAACCGAGTTTTTTCATCACTTCCACCTCCATCTCTCGAACGTGAAGAGCAAACTCCGGGATGGGAATGCCATATCTACGCGAGCGCTTGGTTGCGAAGGGAAGGTCAATCCAATCGATGCCAGTCTTCTTGGAATGGTTGGGACCAAGCTTATACCCGAGATCTCCGTGCTGCATCGGAATAGTGCTCAACGCAACCCTCCTTGCACGAGCGACCAGACGTGAAGGCGACCGAGCCTCCTTGAGGCCGAAGCCGAAGTAGCCATGATCGAGTTGTCCCATCACATTCATGGGAAACATATTCCCCCGGGAGCCCTCTTCCGCACTGGCAAGTCCAATCGGACGAGGGCAGATGAACAGTATATTCATAGCGCGCATCTGCAAGGACGGTAAAGTAATAGTGTTCGGGGGACTAGGATAACGCCAGTTTCTGTACCGGAGCTGAAGATAAAACATCCACAGGTTTATTAGCGGAAGGCAATAGCTGCTAGCACTTGATACCTGAAAAAAATAAAGGTTAGGACCCTTGGTGGGAAGAGACATGCCGTTGTACTTGAGGCCAATCCTACCGAGTAAGCGGCGACTGTTTTCTCGCTCGCAAAAATGAAGTGAGAGGACTTGTAACTCTCGCTCCTTTAACTTGGTGCCTTTCTCAAAGGCCACACAAATGATAAACGGGCTGGCGCATGCGAGTGAATGATGATTCGTCACGTCGAGCGGAGCATCTCTCCCATGCAACCAAACGGTAATTTCCTTCTGCGGCGCTTCCAGCCCAAGAAAGAACTTCTGTGCGGGCCTGACTTTTCCAAGGAGGAGATCTTTCAACAGTTCCTTGAATCTCCAGAGGATGGTCATTCCGTTCCTTTTCTAGCTGGCGCGATGATCTTCCTGCGTAAACGACTTTGTGTGGATCCACCATCGACACACCGTGCAAGCTGATCGCGATAGTCGACTGGATCTGCGCTTTATGAGACGGGTCCTGCGAAGTAATCTCTCAGGCTGAGAACATTACTATCTTAGGCCGATATGAAGAAGAGGTTGTCGCACAAATGTCTGGACAATATCTTTATCTTGTTGCCAGAGATATTACCCTGTAAGTGTTGGACAACTTTCTGGGACTCTTGTCATAACCCAGGTTCTCCTAGGAGGAGCGATGCGGGCGGAAGGCTCCCCCCGCTGGCTCAAGCAGCGCGGGGAGCCCGGTACGTTGCTGGTCCTCATCGGCGATGCGATCAATAAGTTGATTTAGCTGCGCTTCGTGCCGAGCGGGGTGACGGACTCTCACTTCGCGGCGCTGCTGGCCGACCACCAGATGCGCGGCTGTCGTCGAAGGATCGCTTGACGATGGCTTCTTGCTCAACTGACAAAGCGATCGATCGCGGACTCGTTGGGCTGTGCGGCGATGCGGTAAAGAACTCGTCCGCTAGTGTCTCCTTCTGATGTTCAGAAAATCTGCATCCTCAAATGCGGGCATTAGACAGTTAGAAGAAGACTCCGAACTGCGTCAGCAGGTTGAGCGAGCTCTTCGCCCTGGGCGTGATCTCCGGGCCGTTGGTATAGCTGAGACCGGGCGAGAAGTAGACACCGCGCGCGAAGCGGAAGGTATAGCTGCCTGTCAGGCTTGTGGCGCTGTTCCAATAGGTCTGATGGGCGGCGACGGCCTGATATTTCACGAAGGGGCTGTAGGTGGTGTGGGAGCTGACGATGCTCGCCATGTCAGCGGGCCGGCTGTGGAAGGGAGCACGCATGTAGACGCGCGCCTCGTAATACTGCGAGTAGGCGTTCTGCTGCGCAGGAGCGTTCATCGCCGTGAAGCCAGCATAAAGGCCGCGGAAGCGCTGAGCGCGATCGGTCTGCCAAAGCTGACGGTCAGCGAGCAGGTAGACCAGGCGATTGTTGGTGCTTACACCGCCGGTCCGATTATTGGTGAAGTGCGTGGTGTTGTACATATAGCCGCCGCGCAGCCACATCTGATGGTCGTGGGCGTCCGCTTCATGCTGGTACCCGGCCTCGTAAATGGTGAGGACGCCGTCGCCCTTGGGCGCGAAGCGCAGTCCGATGGTGTCGCGGGCAGCCTCCGTGACGCCGCCTTTGGGGTCCATCGAACGCTGCACGCCAAGCTTGGTGTAGATGTGGTGCGGATAGTGAATGTTGGCGTTGAAGGCGGGCGTGGTCATGGGCAGGTACGACATGCCAACCTCAAACGGAAGCGACGCGAAGACGCCGAGCGAACCCGAGGACGCCTGGCCACCGATGGCCGTGCCGACGTACTCAAAGTCGTTATCGATGTAACCGCCCTTCAGCTCGAGATTGCCATGAAACAGGCTCTGATAGTAAGAGATGTTGCCGAACTCGATGGCGTTTGGGCCGCCGGCGTTCCAACTAATCTTCTGGATGGTGCCCATGATCTCAAGCTGTCCGCCGCGGACGCCAAGCTGGCGAAGATCCCAGGTGGAGCATGGGGTAGTGCGAGCTCTTCCAGGTGGGGCGCTGGCCGGTGAAGGTCTGCTGAGCGAGAGGGACCGGAGGCGTCGTGGTGTTGTAGGTGAACTCATCGTCATCAATATCCAGGAAGCCGATGCCGTGCCGCGCAAGGTCCTGGCGCAGCGGGTTGTCGAGGCCGATGACCGTCTCTGAGAACGGTGGCAGCTTCAGGTAGGTGCCGCGCATGTTGAGGTCTTCGATATCACGGCCACCAGGATGTTCATAGTCGACCGCGACGGGCTTGGTGACACTCTCATCGTGGGCGGACTGCGCGGCGGATTGGACGCTCGTGCTGCTTTGCTGGGCAAAAGCGGGGAGAGCGAGGAAGAGCAAAAAAAGGGAAAGCAGGGGCTTGAGGCCACGGCGTGCGTGGTCTCCATTCGGTGCAACAGGGTACATGGTTCGTTCTTCTTTCTTTGCCGGCCGGGGTGCCGGCGGAAAAGCCCAGGCAGGCGAACACCGTTGTGTGCTCACCTGCCCGGGCAAGTTATTTCAGTGAGATCTCCTGTTTCAAGCCAAGATCGCGCGAAGAGGCGCCGACCAGGAGTTGATACGAGCCGGGGAGGAGGCTGAAGGCGTTCTGCTTCTCGTCGAAGATAGACAGCATGCGGCGGTCGACGGTGATCGTGGCCAGCTTGCTTTCACCCGGCGCAAGTGCGAGACGGGACCAGCCGACGAGACGGTGCGGCGGCTCACCGGCTGAGGCGGGAAGAGCCGCGTAAACCTGGGCGATCTCGTCCCCGGCGCGCTTACCGGTATTCTGCACGGTGAAGTGAATCGTCAGGCCAGTTGCGGTGCGTTCGACCGACAGACCGGAGTATGCGTATGTGGTGTATGAGAGGCCGTGGCCGAAGGGGAAGAGGACGTTGGTATGCTCAGCGTCGTACCACTTGTAGCCGACCTTCAACTTTTCGTCGTAGACCATGGGGAAGGTGGGCAGACCGTCGCCCAGCTCCTTCATGACGTCGTGGAGGGTATCGCCCTTGTTGATATGCGGCTCGGACGCTGCGGGTGGGGTGTTGAGCTTCGGGTGCGGCAGGTCTGCCTCAGTGAGAGGGAAGCTGACGGGGAGTTTAGCCGATGGGTTGACCGCGCCGGAGAGGATGCTGGCCAAGGCCTCTGCGCCGCGGATGCCGGGGAACCAGGCTTCAACGATGCCGCCGACCTGGTCATGCCAAGGCATGACGATGGGGCCGCCCGACTCGACGATGGCGATGGTGCGCGGGTTAGCCTTGCCCACCGCGGCGATCAGGGCGTCCTGGTCCGGGCCGAGGTCCAGGGTCTTGAGGTCCAGGGATTCGGCTGACCATTGTGAGCCGAAGACCAGAGCCACGTCCGCGCTATGCGCCAGCGAGGCCGCGGCGGCGATGTCGTCCCCGGAGGCATAGACGACGTGGGCCTTGGGGAACTCGGCCTGGATCGCCTTGAGGGGTGAATCGCGGAACCAGGCTGGGCGGATGAGAGCGTCGAAGACACCGTTGCCCGGAGGCGGCGGAGGCACGGGCGAGCCGCCCGGAGGGTCCACCTGCGCGGAGCCACCGCCGCCAATGATGGCCACATCGGCATGGCTGCCGATGACGGCGATCGTCATTGGCTTTGAGGCGTCCAGTGGGAGGATGCTGTGATCGTTCTTGAGCAGGACGATGCTCTTCTCAGCCAGTGTCTGGGCGACGTTGTTTCCATGATCGGCGTCGACCACTCCCTTTTGCGGTGGATCATCCACAACGCCGCTGGCGAACTCCGCACGGAGGATACGCAGAACGTGGTCGTCCAGCTCCGCCATGGGGACCGTGCCGGCCTGGACCTGCTTCTTCATCTCAGCGCCGTAGAAGAAGTCCTCTGGCTGCTCCATGTCGAGCCCGGCGTGCGAGGCCTTGGCGGTGCTGTGCGTGCCGCCCCAATCAGAGATGACGAAGCCGTCAAAGTGGAAATCACCCTTCAGCACGTCGTGCAGTAAGTAATCGTTTTCACAAGAATAAACGCTGTTGACACGGTTGTACGAACACATCACCGCGCTGGGGTGAGCGATCTCAAGCGCGATCTGGAAGGCGAGCAGGTCGCTCTCGCGCATGGAGCGCTTGTCGATCTCTGCGTTGACGGCGAAGCGGCCGTCCTCCTGGTCGTTGATGGCGTAGTGTTTGATATCGCCGAGGACGTGCTGGTCCTGCTCGCCGCGCATGAGGTTGCCGTCCATGGTGCCGGCCAGGAGCGGGTCCTCCCCGGCATACTCAAAGGTGCGGCCGTCGCGCGGTTCGCGGGTGAGATTCACACCGCCGCCCAGGGTCATGTTGTAGCCCTGTTGGCGAAGTTCAGTGCCGATGAGTGCACCGTAGGCGTAAGCCGACTTGGGTTCCCAACTGCTCGTCGCGGCCAGTACGCTGGGCAGCGCGGTGGCATAACGTCCGTTCGGTGCGCTGCGGGTGACGCCATAGGCTGCATCGGCCATCTCAATGCGCGGGATGCCGAGACGCGGCACTCCCACGTTGCCGCCGGCTCCGCCGTTGCTCAGGGCATCGGCACCGGGCTCAATCGGCATGCCGTAGCCGTGGATGAACGCAATCTTTTCGTCGAGCGTCATCTGCTTGAGCACCAGCGCGGCGCGCTCGCCGGAGCTGAGAGCTTTCTGGTCCCACGCGTGCTGCGGGGCTGCCTGCGCCACTGCAGCAATGGGGAGTGCGAGCGAGATCAGCGCCAATCCCTTGCGTCCGAAGTACTTCAATTTCATACCTGCACCTTTTCATTCCTACAAACGGTATAAGCATGTGCCAACATGGAACCCTTTGCTAGGCAGTATACGGTAGAGGCTCTGTAGCAATTGGTAAGTAGCTTGCAATAAGCCACTTAGGCCGTACGTATAAAATCGTTTGTTACGATAAGAGTGAAAGGGAGGGTCGCATGTGGCCGACGGATGAAGCCGCCCTCGCCTCATCCCTGAGCGATCTTCAGCGCGAAGAGGTGCTGGCGGAGCTCAACAACCTGCTTGCCAGTCCGCTCTTCCGGCAGAGCAAACGCTATCCGGCGTTCCTGCGCTACGTCGTTGAATCGACGCTGCGTGGCGGCGAGGAAGAGCTGAAAGAACGGACGATCGGCACCGAGGTCTTCGGCCGCGTTCCGCACTACGACACCAATCTGGACCCTACCGTCAGGCTGACGGCCGCCGAAGTCCGCAAGCGCCTGGCACAGTATTACCAGCAGCCCGAGCACGCAGCGGAGGTTCACATCCACTTGCGCCCAGGCTCCTACATCCCGGCCTTCACCTGGCCGGCCAAGAACACTGCGGAGATCGTCGCACTGCCCGCGACGCATCCCGCTCCTTTCAATGTGGTCGCTATGCCGTCAATGTTGCCGGCGCAGGAATCCCTGCAGGCACGCCGGAAGTTCGGCCAGCCTTTGCTCTGGTGCATGGCTGCTGTGGCCGTCTCGCTGGCTCTCCTGGGCGGGGTGATGTTCTACAACTACCGCCGCGCGGCGGCCACGGCAAATACCCACGATCTGTGGGCTCCGCTGCTTACAGATGGCAACCGCGTTGCGCTGGTGATTCCAGACCTTTCCAAAGCCGACCTGCTCCCCATGACGAAGAGACTGCGCGCACCACGGTCATCTCGCATCTGCGCGACAATCGTCTGGTTGACTTCACGGACACCGTCACGCTGACTCGTCTGGTTAGTCTGCTGGAGCAGCGGAATAAGCGATACAGCGTGCTGCTGTCCTCGGACGCTAGCTTTCAAGATCTGCAGAGCGGGCCAACCATCCTCATTGGCGCAGTCGACAACCCCTGGACGATGCGCCTACTGCAGCAACTGCCGTATGGAGTCGTTCGCAAGGGTGAGACGATGACCTTCGAAATAGCAGGAAAGCCGCGCACAAATGACACTGGATGGTCGATCGACCTGAATCAGCCGTTTGCTCAGGTGCAGCAGGACTTCGGCATTGTAGCTCGTCAGACGGATACGATGACCGGGCGTCCAGTCATGATCGTTGCGGGGCTGGGCCAGAATGGGACTGCGGCTGGGATACGACTGCTCGCTGATCCCGCGCTGGCAGGTCAGATTACGGCAGCGGCGCCACGATCCTGGTCCGGCCGCAATCTCGAGGTGGTCTTCCGCACGCAGATTATCAACGATCAGTTCGGCCCCCCGGTGGTTGTGGCGGCGGACTACTGGTAGCTCAGTTTTTCCGGCTGTCGTCGAAGCGATGCACATTGACAACCACCCATAGCCACAGAAGATTAGCTTGCTCGAGCGTCTCCATCCCCAAAATCCGTAATTCGGTCGCGGCGGTTCCTCTAGGGACATTTCACGGAGGCCAGGAGCTAACGCGGTCTAAGCTGAGACTTGTCGCCCAAAAAGTGAAATGGGACATACCTGACACATGAGTTAAGACCTCCGCTCCCCTCGCAAGTTCAAGAGATCACTTTCGTCCCGACGTTTTTATGAATCTCAACCCGAGCCAAGTATCTCCGGAAGCAGCGCACTTCCTTGGGCATGCCATATTTCGCCGACTCACTCGCAACCTTCTTTGCTTACTTTTAATCTCTCCTCGGCAACCATCCTGGAGACCGGCTACGCAGGACTCGGCAAACACCTTCACCGCTACCTATGTCTATGGCTCCGCTCCCGCGAGCGCAGTCGCCAGCATCGATAGCGCTGGATTCATTCAGTAGCATGGAGACGATACCGCAACCTCAACCCTCGACCTCAACGTCGGAACCAGAACCAGCAATCTACTGCAGTTCGGTGTCACCGCTCCCTCAACGTACACCGCACTCGACACCGATACAGGGCATTTCACTCTCAATGGAACGACCGTTGTCTACGCCATCAACCACAACAAGTACGTCCTGGTGGATGAAAATCCGTTGACAACCCCCTTCGATGACGATGCACCGACAACAATAAAGAAGAGGACCGTCATGACGTGACCGTACCCCGCAATTGGACTGCTGTCTCGTCCCCTCTTCGTGCCAACGCCTTCAGGAATCAACCGGTCATAAGGTCACAGATCGTACATCTCCGCGTCCCAATCAGCTTTGTTGCAGCGATAGACTGGAATCGGAGAGTATAGAGGCAGCAGCGTAAGACAAGGTGACGATGAACGTTCCACCCCGATTCGCACTAGACCTCATGGCTATGTGTGCCCCGGGCGGCGTAAGGCCAGATTAGAGCAAGATAACCTTTGTTCTCTGAGCAGCCGTCCGGGGCCAAAGCAACTGCCGAAGACGTGTGTCTATTGAAGCCCAGCACTCAGAAGGAGAATCCGGTGTCCGATCGTCCAGCATTTCAGCCCTCTACTCTTGTCATCCACTCCAACCGTGTTTACGAGAGCCAGTCCAACTCCATCCTCTTCCCGATCCACCAGACCGCAACGTACATCCATGAAAGTGTCGGCGTAACCAAAGGCTATGGCTACTCCAGAGGAGCCAACCCAACGGTCAATGCACTCGAGCAATCGATTGCAGCCATAGAAGGGTCGGAATCGGCTCTCTGTTTTCGCTCAGGCATGGCAGCCATCACGACTCTCTGCCTTGCCATGTTGAAGGCGGGCGACCACGTACTCCTGTCAGAGGTCATTTATGGGGGCACTACGAGGCTTTTCGAGCAGGTTCTCGGCAACTTCGCAATCGACTATACGTTTGTCGATACAGCGAATCTGAAAGCAGTAGAGCAGGCAATCAGACCGGAAACCCGACTCATCTTCGCTGAAACTCCAGCCAATCCAACCTTGAGATTATCGGATGTCCACGGACTCGCGGAGCTCGCGCACACGCGTCCAAATATAAAGCTCGCGGTCGACAACACCTTCCTTACACCGCTGCTTCAGAACTGCTTATCCTTGGGCGCAGACATCTCGATGCTTTCAACAACCAAGTATATTGACGGGCATAACGCGACCATCGGAGGATCCCTTGCGACCCATGATGTGGCCCTTACGGAACGTCTCAGGCTTGTTCGCAAAACGCTCGGTACGATCCAAGCGCCCTTCGATGCTTGGTTGACCATTCAAGGAATCAAGACGCTGCCTGCGCGTCTCGCAATGCATTGTGCTCATGCTGGTCAAGTGGCTCAGTGGCTGGAGCGGCATCCGAGAGTCTTGCGCGTGAATTATCCGGGCCTTGAATCGTTTCCACAAAGGGAACTCGCAAAAAAACAGCAGTCCGGCTTTGGCGGAATGTTGTCCTTTGAGCTCAAAGCAACCACGTCCGAGTCGCTGCATTTC
This region of Granulicella tundricola MP5ACTX9 genomic DNA includes:
- a CDS encoding carbohydrate porin, whose translation is MGTIQKISWNAGGPNAIEFGNISYYQSLFHGNLELKGGYIDNDFEYVGTAIGGQASSGSLGVFASLPFEVGMSYLPMTTPAFNANIHYPHHIYTKLGVQRSMDPKGGVTEAARDTIGLRFAPKGDGVLTIYEAGYQHEADAHDHQMWLRGGYMYNTTHFTNNRTGGVSTNNRLVYLLADRQLWQTDRAQRFRGLYAGFTAMNAPAQQNAYSQYYEARVYMRAPFHSRPADMASIVSSHTTYSPFVKYQAVAAHQTYWNSATSLTGSYTFRFARGVYFSPGLSYTNGPEITPRAKSSLNLLTQFGVFF
- a CDS encoding beta-glucosidase family protein — protein: MKLKYFGRKGLALISLALPIAAVAQAAPQHAWDQKALSSGERAALVLKQMTLDEKIAFIHGYGMPIEPGADALSNGGAGGNVGVPRLGIPRIEMADAAYGVTRSAPNGRYATALPSVLAATSSWEPKSAYAYGALIGTELRQQGYNMTLGGGVNLTREPRDGRTFEYAGEDPLLAGTMDGNLMRGEQDQHVLGDIKHYAINDQEDGRFAVNAEIDKRSMRESDLLAFQIALEIAHPSAVMCSYNRVNSVYSCENDYLLHDVLKGDFHFDGFVISDWGGTHSTAKASHAGLDMEQPEDFFYGAEMKKQVQAGTVPMAELDDHVLRILRAEFASGVVDDPPQKGVVDADHGNNVAQTLAEKSIVLLKNDHSILPLDASKPMTIAVIGSHADVAIIGGGGSAQVDPPGGSPVPPPPPGNGVFDALIRPAWFRDSPLKAIQAEFPKAHVVYASGDDIAAAASLAHSADVALVFGSQWSAESLDLKTLDLGPDQDALIAAVGKANPRTIAIVESGGPIVMPWHDQVGGIVEAWFPGIRGAEALASILSGAVNPSAKLPVSFPLTEADLPHPKLNTPPAASEPHINKGDTLHDVMKELGDGLPTFPMVYDEKLKVGYKWYDAEHTNVLFPFGHGLSYTTYAYSGLSVERTATGLTIHFTVQNTGKRAGDEIAQVYAALPASAGEPPHRLVGWSRLALAPGESKLATITVDRRMLSIFDEKQNAFSLLPGSYQLLVGASSRDLGLKQEISLK
- a CDS encoding trans-sulfuration enzyme family protein, whose translation is MSDRPAFQPSTLVIHSNRVYESQSNSILFPIHQTATYIHESVGVTKGYGYSRGANPTVNALEQSIAAIEGSESALCFRSGMAAITTLCLAMLKAGDHVLLSEVIYGGTTRLFEQVLGNFAIDYTFVDTANLKAVEQAIRPETRLIFAETPANPTLRLSDVHGLAELAHTRPNIKLAVDNTFLTPLLQNCLSLGADISMLSTTKYIDGHNATIGGSLATHDVALTERLRLVRKTLGTIQAPFDAWLTIQGIKTLPARLAMHCAHAGQVAQWLERHPRVLRVNYPGLESFPQRELAKKQQSGFGGMLSFELKATTSESLHFMKALKLCTCAESLGSVETLITNPATASHCDLTVELRARLGISDQLIRLSVGLEAPQDLIADFEQAFEAIFGGAE